The following coding sequences are from one Pelagovum sp. HNIBRBA483 window:
- a CDS encoding class I SAM-dependent methyltransferase — MSKSRLATALLEGLDQGGDGPVAVFRPELDYDISVLEGRDVTIVHGFRPYMNAWTEQGMAVADTCHEVALAIVAVPKSKSLARALIADAMKKAELVFVDGSKDHGIDSLFKECRKRVGDIASVTKAHGRLFVMEGSRRFDDWASRGPVQGPEGFYTQAGVFSETAVDRGSVLLAKALPEKLPARIADLGAGWGYLSHQILQHEGVQNLDLWEAEQLSLECAKLNITDPRAVFHWADAPRDLPKRSYDAVVMNPPFHAGKRADVALGQGFIAAASQSLVAGGHLWMVANRHLPYEAVLAETFAKVEELAGDSGFKVLYAHRPKGGRA, encoded by the coding sequence ATGTCCAAAAGCAGACTAGCCACCGCTCTTCTTGAAGGTCTTGACCAAGGTGGCGATGGCCCCGTTGCGGTTTTTCGTCCTGAACTGGACTACGATATTTCGGTTTTGGAGGGGCGAGATGTGACGATTGTTCACGGCTTTCGCCCGTATATGAATGCGTGGACGGAACAGGGCATGGCGGTGGCGGACACATGCCATGAAGTGGCGCTGGCAATTGTCGCGGTGCCAAAGAGCAAGAGCCTTGCGCGTGCGCTGATTGCCGACGCGATGAAGAAAGCGGAGCTTGTTTTTGTCGATGGGTCCAAGGACCACGGGATCGACTCGCTCTTCAAGGAATGCCGCAAGCGCGTGGGTGATATTGCCTCTGTGACAAAAGCTCATGGGCGGCTTTTCGTCATGGAGGGTAGCCGCCGTTTTGACGACTGGGCGTCGCGTGGGCCGGTACAGGGGCCAGAAGGATTTTACACGCAGGCGGGCGTATTCTCGGAAACGGCAGTTGATCGGGGGTCGGTTCTGCTGGCGAAGGCGCTGCCGGAGAAGTTGCCGGCGCGGATTGCCGATCTGGGCGCTGGATGGGGATATTTGTCGCACCAGATCCTTCAGCATGAGGGCGTTCAAAACCTTGATCTCTGGGAGGCGGAGCAGCTTTCGCTGGAATGCGCGAAATTGAACATCACCGATCCGCGCGCGGTGTTTCATTGGGCTGATGCCCCGCGTGACTTGCCAAAGCGGAGCTATGATGCGGTCGTGATGAACCCCCCGTTTCATGCCGGGAAGCGCGCTGATGTTGCACTTGGGCAGGGGTTTATCGCAGCGGCTTCTCAGTCACTTGTGGCGGGGGGGCATCTTTGGATGGTCGCGAACCGTCATTTGCCTTATGAAGCTGTACTCGCGGAAACCTTCGCGAAAGTGGAGGAGCTGGCAGGCGACTCGGGGTTCAAAGTGCTGTATGCACATCGCCCTAAGGGTGGCCGCGCCTAA
- a CDS encoding LysE family translocator, whose protein sequence is MALAEGFAQNWWLFLLSSILIELTPGPNMVYLAIVGASQGRRVGYAATAGVALGLAIVGLLAAAGLTTVINNSPALYQILRWAGVFYLLWLAYGAWRDASEEVEHAPLGSSLRLFFRRGLITNLLNPKAAVFYIAVLPGFTVPSGSVAGQTLILSLTYVAAATGIHAAIVTLSAQARRLLEDEKRSRFIRRALALALAGVALWFAWKTQV, encoded by the coding sequence ATGGCTCTGGCAGAGGGCTTTGCCCAGAACTGGTGGCTCTTCCTGCTCAGTTCGATCCTGATCGAGCTGACGCCGGGGCCGAACATGGTCTATCTCGCCATCGTTGGTGCAAGCCAAGGACGTCGCGTGGGATATGCGGCGACCGCTGGTGTTGCGCTGGGATTGGCGATTGTAGGGCTATTGGCTGCGGCAGGGCTGACCACGGTTATAAATAACTCTCCGGCGCTCTATCAGATTTTGCGCTGGGCGGGGGTCTTTTACTTGTTGTGGCTGGCCTATGGTGCGTGGCGGGATGCCTCCGAGGAGGTCGAACACGCGCCGCTGGGATCGAGCCTGCGGCTCTTCTTCCGGCGCGGGTTGATCACCAACCTGCTAAATCCGAAAGCGGCGGTTTTCTATATCGCGGTGTTGCCCGGCTTTACCGTGCCGAGCGGCTCTGTCGCGGGGCAGACGCTCATCCTATCGCTCACCTATGTGGCCGCCGCGACGGGCATCCATGCTGCGATTGTCACGCTCTCTGCGCAAGCGCGGCGATTGCTGGAGGATGAAAAGCGGAGCCGTTTCATCAGGCGTGCCTTGGCGCTGGCGCTGGCGGGCGTTGCCCTATGGTTTGCGTGGAAGACGCAGGTTTAG
- the clpS gene encoding ATP-dependent Clp protease adapter ClpS: MLVDFKMMADRDDDADFGVKLETRSKTKRPPMYKVLILNDDFTPMEFVVHVLERFFGLSHAQAFEVMLTVHKKGVAVVGVFSHEVAETKVAQVMDFSQRHQHPLQCTLEKE, translated from the coding sequence ATGCTGGTAGATTTCAAAATGATGGCAGATCGGGATGATGACGCGGATTTCGGCGTCAAGCTTGAGACGCGCTCGAAGACCAAGCGCCCGCCAATGTACAAGGTTCTGATCCTGAACGATGACTTCACACCGATGGAGTTCGTGGTCCATGTTTTGGAGCGTTTCTTTGGCTTGAGCCATGCGCAGGCGTTTGAGGTGATGTTGACCGTGCATAAAAAGGGTGTTGCGGTTGTTGGCGTGTTCTCGCATGAGGTGGCGGAGACGAAAGTGGCGCAAGTGATGGACTTTTCGCAGCGTCATCAACATCCGCTGCAATGCACGCTGGAAAAGGAATGA
- the hemE gene encoding uroporphyrinogen decarboxylase, which yields MAQQKKILRALAGETLPTPPIWMMRQAGRYLPEYRATRAEAGDFLSLCYNSDLAAEVTLQPIRRYGFDAAILFADILLLPEALGVDLWFVTGEGPRMSTTTTTTELAALKPADAIHDHLAPVYETVRILSRELPSETTLIGFAGAPWTVATYMIAGRGTPDQAPAHLLKSESRDVFTGIIDRLTDATIEYLSAQVSAGAEVIKIFDSWAGSLQGQDFDDFSLAPMQRITSALKSRHPGIPVIAFPRGAGTRYIGAHAATGADCIALDDGVSPEWAAENVQPSGCVQGNLKSSHMVTGGDDLVCETRRIVDAFSKGPHIFNLGHGITPDADPENVQLMIDTIRNS from the coding sequence ATGGCACAGCAAAAGAAAATCCTTCGCGCCCTCGCAGGTGAGACACTGCCCACCCCGCCGATCTGGATGATGCGGCAGGCGGGCCGTTACCTGCCCGAGTACCGCGCCACCCGTGCCGAGGCCGGAGACTTCCTATCGCTGTGCTACAACTCCGATCTCGCAGCCGAAGTGACCCTTCAACCGATCCGCCGTTACGGCTTTGACGCGGCAATCCTCTTTGCCGATATTCTCCTGCTTCCCGAGGCACTTGGCGTGGACCTATGGTTCGTCACCGGCGAAGGCCCGCGCATGTCCACCACGACAACGACCACCGAGCTGGCAGCACTGAAACCCGCAGATGCGATCCATGACCATCTCGCGCCAGTTTACGAAACCGTACGCATCCTGTCCCGCGAGCTGCCCAGCGAGACAACGCTCATCGGCTTCGCAGGCGCCCCGTGGACGGTAGCCACCTACATGATCGCCGGTCGCGGCACGCCCGATCAAGCGCCCGCACATTTGCTAAAGTCCGAATCCCGCGATGTGTTTACCGGCATCATCGACCGCCTGACCGACGCGACGATCGAATACCTTTCCGCCCAAGTCTCCGCCGGCGCCGAGGTCATCAAGATCTTCGACAGCTGGGCCGGTTCCTTGCAAGGGCAGGACTTTGACGACTTCTCCCTTGCCCCGATGCAGCGGATCACCAGCGCGCTAAAGTCTCGCCATCCCGGCATTCCGGTCATCGCCTTCCCGCGCGGCGCAGGCACCCGCTACATTGGCGCACATGCCGCCACCGGCGCGGATTGCATCGCCCTTGACGATGGCGTCAGCCCCGAATGGGCCGCCGAGAACGTGCAGCCCAGCGGTTGCGTTCAGGGCAACCTTAAGAGCAGCCACATGGTGACAGGCGGCGATGATCTCGTCTGCGAAACCCGCCGCATCGTCGACGCATTTTCCAAGGGGCCGCATATCTTCAACCTCGGCCATGGCATCACGCCGGATGCCGACCCCGAAAATGTTCAGTTGATGATCGACACGATCCGCAATTCCTAA
- a CDS encoding uracil-xanthine permease family protein: MTDTTSYSDPNVTPPMAQAVPLGLQHVLAMFASNVTPSVIVAGAAGLAFGGAEQIYLIQMAMLFAGIATLFQTVGFGPVGARLPIMQGTSFAFVGVLAGVAATQGLSVALTACVIGGLFHFSLGTVIQRIRWLFPPLVTGLVILSIGLYLMPTAIKYAAGGAADFQMAAESFGSLKHWSVALVVVIVSLLCKFWGKGTVSNAAILIGLVAGYILALVMGMVNFSSIGNASWITGLQVFPYGFEFSLGAVIAVSLVSIVSAIETVGDASATTKAGAGREATDDEISGATFADGLGTAVAGVFGGLPNTSFSQNVGIVGMTGVMSRHVVTIAGLIMIACGLIPKIGAVIGSMPLPVLGGGVIVMFGMVASAGLNVLTEIKMNRRNMIIIALSLTVGLGLNLVPSAVQYLPGVVKVLATSAVAPTALMAVVLNLVLPEED; encoded by the coding sequence ATGACAGACACAACTTCCTACAGTGACCCGAACGTCACGCCACCGATGGCACAAGCCGTGCCACTCGGCTTGCAACATGTGCTCGCGATGTTCGCTTCCAACGTGACCCCATCGGTCATCGTTGCGGGCGCGGCAGGCCTCGCCTTTGGCGGTGCCGAACAGATCTACCTGATCCAGATGGCAATGCTCTTCGCCGGTATCGCGACCCTCTTCCAAACGGTTGGCTTCGGCCCCGTCGGCGCACGGCTCCCGATCATGCAAGGCACCAGCTTCGCCTTCGTCGGCGTTCTGGCAGGTGTCGCCGCCACCCAAGGCCTCTCCGTCGCGCTGACCGCCTGCGTCATCGGCGGCCTCTTCCACTTCAGCCTCGGCACGGTCATCCAGCGCATCCGCTGGCTGTTCCCACCGCTGGTCACTGGCCTCGTCATTCTCTCCATCGGCCTCTACCTGATGCCGACCGCGATCAAATACGCGGCAGGCGGCGCTGCCGATTTCCAAATGGCGGCCGAAAGCTTCGGCTCTCTCAAGCATTGGTCCGTCGCGCTGGTGGTGGTGATCGTTTCCCTGTTGTGCAAATTCTGGGGCAAGGGAACCGTGTCAAACGCCGCCATTTTGATCGGTCTGGTCGCGGGCTATATCCTCGCGCTGGTCATGGGCATGGTGAACTTTTCCAGTATCGGCAATGCTTCTTGGATCACCGGCCTTCAGGTATTTCCCTATGGCTTCGAGTTCAGCCTCGGCGCTGTCATCGCGGTGTCTTTGGTGTCCATCGTCTCCGCGATTGAAACCGTCGGCGATGCCTCGGCAACAACCAAAGCCGGTGCTGGCCGTGAGGCAACAGATGACGAGATTTCCGGCGCCACCTTCGCAGATGGTCTTGGCACGGCTGTCGCCGGTGTCTTCGGCGGCCTACCCAACACCTCCTTCAGCCAGAACGTCGGTATCGTCGGCATGACCGGCGTAATGAGCCGCCATGTCGTCACCATCGCTGGCCTCATCATGATCGCTTGCGGACTTATCCCGAAAATCGGCGCGGTGATCGGTTCGATGCCATTGCCGGTGCTCGGTGGCGGCGTGATCGTCATGTTCGGCATGGTTGCCTCCGCAGGCCTCAATGTCCTGACCGAGATCAAGATGAACCGTCGCAACATGATCATCATCGCCCTTTCCTTGACCGTTGGCCTCGGCCTCAACCTCGTGCCGAGCGCGGTCCAGTACCTGCCCGGCGTGGTGAAGGTGCTCGCCACCTCCGCCGTTGCGCCCACCGCGCTGATGGCCGTGGTGCTCAATCTGGTTTTGCCGGAAGAGGACTAA
- a CDS encoding methyl-accepting chemotaxis protein has translation MLKNIAISKKLPASFVILASVASIAIGMLAYSTMVTTIERSAQDRLQSTTALLSHELYLLEERFKQDGKLLALDFGINSAVSEFNMAMTGLKFTKGDPNAYIRTKYVDDNPHPDGERHLPFEVADTTPYADAHAKWHPFFDSMVSVRGYADLYLINNKGDVVYSWGKRDDYGTNAFEGQWRDTDLAQAVRMALEAADVVEASDLSGEALLETVVAHTPFRPYAALNNQQASFVAVPLLNADGRSNGVIALQIPIEPYAQIMSQELGLGVPVGAAVIGDDGDVVFVNDQMGADESAALGLDLTAFALESDATVGVRENAETGRSALVATDSFENASVRYGLVLQADYRELMRDASRLGIIIIIAVALTILVVSALGYWFARGITKPLGIMTARLVRLADTGDLRERIGFDGKDEVGASAAALDRLLAVLEDSFASITEETKTLSDAASRLSASSIRAANSAEEQSSAVVELSSSVEQTATQVRANATSAKQAADAVAENVVLIDQGKAQVEEMFTSMRDIQAASEKIGSIIRAIDEIAFQTNLLALNAAVEAARAGQHGRGFAVVASEVRNLAARSAKAASETADLISDSSLKVTSGVGVAGRTRETFDAITSGVERLKHLVTDISLSSEEQSRGVDLINTSINDLSRAARIVAEDADGLSSTATALTNTGAALRERVDQFTVSAPSQVVDDIDDTVTEVPAVVPVSLVSSSSEMSEGYRAIH, from the coding sequence ATGCTTAAGAACATCGCCATCTCGAAAAAGTTGCCTGCAAGTTTTGTAATCCTCGCAAGTGTGGCTTCGATCGCGATCGGTATGCTTGCCTATTCGACGATGGTAACGACGATTGAGCGGAGCGCGCAGGATCGGCTGCAATCAACCACCGCGCTGCTATCGCATGAATTGTACCTTTTGGAGGAGCGGTTCAAGCAGGATGGGAAATTGCTCGCGCTTGATTTCGGCATCAATAGCGCGGTGTCCGAGTTCAATATGGCGATGACGGGGCTCAAATTCACCAAAGGTGATCCTAACGCTTATATCCGTACAAAATACGTTGACGACAATCCGCATCCCGACGGGGAAAGGCACCTTCCTTTTGAGGTGGCGGATACCACCCCTTACGCCGATGCGCATGCCAAGTGGCATCCGTTCTTCGACTCGATGGTGAGCGTCCGAGGTTATGCGGATCTCTATCTGATCAATAACAAAGGCGATGTGGTGTATTCGTGGGGCAAGCGTGACGATTACGGCACCAACGCTTTTGAGGGTCAATGGCGCGACACGGATTTGGCCCAAGCGGTGCGAATGGCGCTTGAAGCCGCTGACGTGGTCGAAGCGTCCGACCTTTCTGGTGAAGCGCTGCTTGAAACTGTTGTTGCTCATACGCCATTTCGTCCCTATGCGGCGTTGAACAATCAGCAGGCCAGTTTTGTTGCGGTGCCTTTGCTCAACGCCGATGGCCGTTCCAACGGCGTCATTGCGTTACAAATTCCGATCGAGCCCTATGCACAAATTATGTCGCAGGAACTAGGCCTTGGCGTACCTGTCGGCGCAGCCGTTATTGGGGATGATGGCGATGTGGTCTTTGTGAATGATCAGATGGGCGCCGACGAAAGTGCCGCGCTCGGGTTGGACCTGACGGCCTTTGCGCTTGAAAGCGACGCCACTGTGGGCGTGCGCGAGAATGCTGAAACTGGTCGATCTGCCTTGGTGGCGACCGACTCTTTCGAAAATGCCAGTGTTCGGTACGGGCTGGTGCTGCAAGCTGACTACAGGGAGTTGATGCGAGATGCATCACGGCTTGGGATCATCATCATCATTGCTGTGGCGCTGACGATCCTTGTGGTGAGTGCTCTTGGATATTGGTTCGCGCGGGGGATCACGAAGCCGCTTGGGATCATGACAGCGCGGCTGGTGAGGCTGGCCGACACTGGGGATTTGCGGGAGAGGATTGGGTTTGATGGCAAGGACGAGGTCGGTGCGTCGGCGGCAGCGCTGGATCGTTTGCTGGCCGTGCTTGAGGACTCTTTTGCCTCCATAACCGAGGAGACAAAGACATTGTCGGATGCTGCGTCGCGGTTATCGGCGTCTTCTATCCGTGCAGCCAACTCGGCGGAGGAGCAGTCCTCGGCAGTTGTTGAGCTTTCCAGCTCTGTCGAACAGACGGCGACCCAAGTGCGGGCCAATGCAACCTCTGCGAAGCAAGCAGCTGATGCTGTTGCCGAGAACGTCGTATTGATTGACCAGGGCAAGGCGCAGGTGGAGGAAATGTTCACCTCAATGAGAGATATTCAAGCCGCATCTGAAAAAATCGGTAGTATTATCAGAGCGATAGATGAAATTGCATTTCAGACCAATCTTCTGGCGCTCAATGCGGCTGTTGAGGCCGCGCGGGCGGGGCAACACGGGCGCGGCTTTGCTGTGGTTGCATCCGAAGTCCGAAATCTTGCCGCGCGTTCTGCAAAGGCCGCGAGCGAAACTGCTGACCTTATTTCTGATAGCTCGCTTAAAGTGACATCAGGTGTCGGTGTCGCGGGGCGAACACGCGAAACATTTGATGCCATCACCAGCGGGGTTGAACGGCTCAAGCATTTGGTGACGGACATTTCGTTGTCGAGTGAGGAGCAGTCCCGTGGGGTTGATTTGATCAATACGTCGATCAACGATTTGAGCAGGGCTGCACGGATTGTGGCCGAGGATGCGGACGGGCTTTCGTCAACGGCGACGGCGCTGACCAATACGGGCGCGGCGCTTAGGGAACGTGTCGATCAGTTTACGGTCAGTGCTCCCAGTCAGGTTGTAGATGATATTGATGATACGGTGACCGAAGTGCCTGCTGTGGTGCCTGTTTCATTGGTGAGTTCAAGTAGTGAGATGAGCGAGGGCTATCGCGCGATCCACTGA
- the hemF gene encoding oxygen-dependent coproporphyrinogen oxidase: MGELFEKEKSMASAWFRSLRDEIVNAFVTLEDSQTSGPFAEQPAGRFEVTETKRAAADGGDAGGGLMSVMRGGRVFEKVGVNVSTVYGQLGDAAQKAMAARGVPGMEDDPRFWASGISLVAHMQNPHTPAVHMNTRMFWTPHAWWFGGGSDLNPCIEYDEDTAHFHGVQKQFLDPHGEDHYPKLKAWADEYFFVPHRGRARGVGGIFMDDYCTGDWAADFALTQDIGRAFLPAFLPVTEKRRDTPWTEADKDAQLVHRGLYAEYNLVYDRGTKFGLATGHDANAVLMSLPPMAKWV, translated from the coding sequence ATGGGCGAGCTGTTCGAAAAAGAAAAATCAATGGCATCGGCGTGGTTCCGCAGCCTGCGGGACGAGATCGTAAATGCGTTCGTAACGCTTGAGGACAGTCAGACCAGCGGACCCTTTGCGGAGCAGCCTGCCGGGCGTTTCGAGGTGACGGAAACCAAACGCGCGGCAGCAGATGGCGGTGACGCCGGTGGCGGCTTGATGTCTGTCATGCGGGGTGGGCGCGTGTTCGAGAAGGTGGGGGTGAACGTCTCCACCGTCTATGGCCAGTTGGGAGATGCCGCCCAGAAAGCAATGGCAGCGCGCGGCGTTCCAGGTATGGAAGATGATCCGCGGTTCTGGGCGTCTGGCATATCGCTCGTGGCGCATATGCAGAACCCCCATACGCCAGCGGTTCATATGAATACACGCATGTTCTGGACCCCGCATGCATGGTGGTTTGGTGGTGGCTCAGACCTCAATCCGTGTATCGAATATGACGAGGACACCGCGCATTTTCACGGGGTTCAGAAGCAATTCCTCGATCCGCATGGCGAGGACCATTACCCTAAGCTGAAGGCTTGGGCTGACGAGTATTTCTTTGTCCCGCATCGGGGGCGTGCGCGCGGCGTAGGCGGCATCTTCATGGATGATTATTGCACGGGTGACTGGGCGGCGGATTTTGCGCTGACGCAGGATATTGGCCGTGCGTTCCTTCCGGCCTTCCTGCCCGTTACAGAAAAGCGGCGCGATACACCGTGGACCGAAGCGGACAAGGACGCCCAGTTGGTGCATCGCGGGCTCTATGCCGAATATAATCTGGTCTATGACCGTGGAACCAAGTTTGGCCTTGCCACTGGTCACGATGCCAATGCCGTGCTGATGAGCCTGCCGCCAATGGCGAAATGGGTGTGA
- the hemC gene encoding hydroxymethylbilane synthase: MYIELPSPDSPLRIGTRGSPLALAQAHETRRRLMAAFDLVEACFEIVVIKTTGDDRSMIDADRPLKEIGNKGLFTKEIEEAMLDGRIDIAVHSMKDMPVEQPEGLVLDTYLPREDVRDAFVSLARKPLEEMAAAAVIGTSSLRRKAQLLNRRGDLSVVEFRGNVQTRLKKLQDGVADATFLAMAGLRRLGMADSVPHVAVAPEAMLPAIAQGAIGIERRQDDARAEAILAAIHDLPTAQRLAAERAFLAALDGSCETPIAGLAILEGDTLWLRGEILRVDGSEALADEIRGPIAEGADMGRTLAARLLERAGAGFLPGH, from the coding sequence ATGTACATTGAACTTCCCTCCCCCGACTCCCCCCTTCGCATTGGCACACGCGGTTCGCCGCTGGCATTGGCGCAGGCCCATGAGACTCGCCGCCGGTTGATGGCGGCATTCGATCTGGTGGAGGCGTGTTTTGAGATCGTTGTGATCAAGACCACCGGCGATGACCGTTCGATGATTGATGCGGACAGACCGCTGAAAGAGATTGGAAACAAAGGCCTTTTCACTAAAGAGATCGAAGAGGCCATGCTGGATGGGCGCATTGATATTGCGGTCCATTCGATGAAAGACATGCCGGTCGAGCAGCCTGAGGGCTTGGTGCTGGACACCTACTTGCCGCGCGAGGATGTGCGGGATGCGTTTGTGTCGCTGGCGCGCAAGCCGCTGGAGGAGATGGCTGCGGCGGCGGTGATCGGTACGTCGAGCCTGCGGCGCAAAGCGCAGTTGCTGAACCGGCGCGGCGATTTGTCCGTGGTGGAGTTTCGCGGCAATGTGCAGACGCGGTTGAAGAAATTGCAAGACGGTGTGGCGGACGCGACCTTTCTTGCCATGGCGGGCTTGCGCCGGCTGGGCATGGCGGACAGCGTACCGCATGTGGCCGTTGCGCCGGAGGCGATGTTACCGGCCATCGCGCAAGGGGCGATCGGGATCGAGCGGCGGCAGGACGATGCCCGCGCCGAGGCGATACTGGCGGCGATTCACGATTTGCCGACCGCGCAGCGGCTGGCGGCGGAGCGGGCTTTTCTCGCGGCGCTGGATGGCTCCTGCGAGACGCCGATTGCAGGGCTTGCGATCCTTGAGGGCGATACGCTTTGGCTGCGTGGTGAAATCCTGCGGGTGGACGGATCGGAGGCGCTGGCAGACGAAATTCGTGGGCCAATTGCCGAGGGTGCGGACATGGGCAGAACGCTTGCTGCGCGGCTTCTGGAGCGCGCGGGCGCTGGTTTCCTGCCGGGGCATTGA
- a CDS encoding bifunctional allantoicase/(S)-ureidoglycine aminohydrolase, whose product MSTYAFPPGGLPPQSQSPDAAGAVFTESYAFIPADTMRDIVTSLLPGWSGTRAWIIARPMTGFAETFAQYAVEVAPGGGSDAPEPDAGAEAGILIAEGEMTLTLDGESHIRRAGDYTYIPPGHAWQVKNAGDALLKFHWVRKRWQPAAGLTAPDPVLISDHTTAPSPMPNCPDWATTRFVDPDDIRHDMHVNIVTFTNGARIPFAETHIMEHGLYVLQGTARYLLNRDWVEVGPGDFMWLRAYCPQACIATGDAPFRYLLYKDVNRHPELVLP is encoded by the coding sequence ATGAGCACCTACGCCTTCCCCCCCGGTGGCCTGCCGCCGCAAAGCCAGTCGCCCGATGCCGCAGGCGCGGTCTTCACCGAAAGCTATGCCTTCATCCCCGCCGACACGATGCGCGATATCGTGACCAGCCTCCTCCCCGGCTGGAGCGGCACCCGCGCATGGATCATCGCCCGCCCGATGACCGGCTTTGCCGAAACCTTCGCCCAATACGCGGTCGAGGTCGCCCCCGGTGGCGGCAGCGATGCGCCAGAGCCAGACGCCGGTGCCGAAGCGGGCATCCTGATCGCCGAGGGTGAGATGACCCTGACGCTGGATGGCGAAAGCCACATCCGCCGCGCCGGTGATTATACCTACATCCCCCCCGGCCATGCATGGCAGGTGAAGAACGCAGGCGATGCCCTGCTGAAGTTCCACTGGGTGCGCAAGCGCTGGCAGCCCGCCGCGGGCCTCACCGCGCCCGATCCAGTGCTGATCTCCGATCACACAACCGCCCCCAGCCCGATGCCCAACTGCCCCGATTGGGCAACCACCCGCTTCGTCGATCCCGATGACATCCGCCACGATATGCACGTCAATATCGTGACCTTCACCAACGGCGCGCGCATCCCATTTGCCGAAACCCATATCATGGAGCACGGCCTCTACGTTCTCCAAGGCACCGCGCGCTACCTGCTGAACCGCGATTGGGTCGAGGTCGGCCCCGGCGATTTCATGTGGCTCCGCGCCTATTGCCCGCAAGCCTGCATCGCCACCGGCGACGCGCCGTTCCGCTACCTGCTCTACAAGGACGTGAACCGCCATCCAGAGCTTGTCCTCCCATGA
- a CDS encoding SDR family NAD(P)-dependent oxidoreductase, with the protein MSFSIAGKTAIVTGAANGVGLAIGRHFVEQGANVVFADMDEGQLDREIGEKAREEGQVRMFAGDLRKKLTIANLFSTTVDAFERVDILVNAARQVMQSDPLSPDDESVSVMLEQNLMTALRLTQAAARRMIKQAEPDDEGHFRAAGSIINLSSIAARRAHPDLLAYSISTAALEQMTRSMAVALAPKGIRVNAVSFGSVMSASLKDVLKENDDFREKILDHTPLHRIANPNEVSDAVQYLASDASGFVTGQVITVDGGRTLIDPVAVAAH; encoded by the coding sequence ATGTCATTTTCGATTGCCGGTAAGACAGCTATTGTGACGGGGGCGGCAAACGGTGTCGGCTTGGCGATTGGCCGTCATTTCGTGGAGCAGGGTGCAAACGTCGTCTTTGCAGATATGGACGAGGGCCAGCTGGACCGCGAAATTGGCGAGAAAGCGCGCGAAGAGGGGCAAGTGCGCATGTTCGCAGGGGATCTCAGAAAGAAGCTGACGATCGCCAATCTTTTCTCAACCACTGTAGATGCCTTTGAGCGCGTTGACATCTTGGTGAATGCTGCCCGTCAGGTGATGCAGTCTGACCCGCTTAGCCCCGATGACGAGTCGGTTTCCGTAATGCTGGAGCAGAACCTGATGACCGCGCTGCGTCTGACGCAAGCGGCGGCGCGGCGTATGATCAAGCAGGCTGAGCCGGATGACGAGGGACATTTCAGGGCGGCTGGCTCGATCATTAACCTTTCCTCCATCGCAGCGCGGCGGGCGCATCCTGATCTGCTTGCATATTCGATCAGTACGGCAGCCTTGGAGCAGATGACCCGCTCGATGGCAGTCGCACTTGCGCCGAAAGGTATTCGCGTCAATGCGGTTTCATTCGGGAGTGTTATGAGCGCGAGCCTGAAGGATGTACTGAAGGAAAACGATGATTTCCGCGAAAAAATCCTCGATCACACGCCGCTGCATAGAATTGCTAATCCCAACGAAGTGTCAGATGCGGTGCAATATCTGGCGTCGGATGCCTCGGGCTTTGTGACAGGGCAGGTCATTACGGTTGACGGCGGCCGTACCCTGATTGATCCAGTCGCCGTCGCAGCGCATTAG
- a CDS encoding ureidoglycolate lyase: protein MIELHTEPLTAAAFAPYGDVLEASGAADKIINQGLCGRYHDRARLDFGPDGRAGLSIFKAEPRALPYTLDLVERHPDGSQAFIPMSADPFLVIVAEDHNGTPTNIRAFLTETGQGINFLRNTWHGVLTPLAAPGLFAVIDRIGATPNLEEYWLQPQYVVVK, encoded by the coding sequence ATGATCGAACTGCACACCGAGCCTCTTACCGCCGCCGCCTTCGCCCCCTACGGCGATGTGCTGGAGGCGTCCGGCGCGGCGGACAAGATCATCAATCAAGGGCTTTGCGGCCGCTACCATGACCGTGCCCGCTTGGATTTCGGCCCCGATGGCCGCGCGGGCCTCTCGATCTTCAAGGCCGAGCCACGCGCCCTCCCCTACACGCTCGATCTCGTCGAGCGGCATCCCGACGGCTCGCAAGCCTTCATCCCGATGAGCGCCGATCCGTTTCTGGTGATCGTGGCAGAGGATCACAACGGCACCCCCACCAACATCCGCGCCTTCCTCACCGAAACAGGTCAAGGCATCAACTTTTTGCGCAATACTTGGCACGGCGTGCTGACCCCTCTCGCCGCGCCGGGGCTGTTCGCCGTGATCGACCGGATCGGAGCAACCCCTAATCTCGAAGAATATTGGCTACAGCCACAATATGTGGTAGTCAAATAA